Below is a window of Malania oleifera isolate guangnan ecotype guangnan chromosome 1, ASM2987363v1, whole genome shotgun sequence DNA.
gaaagtctttcaggaaaggcaaacccaagagtgggggagccgaatctaaatcatcaacctcaaaggaaacttcgtcatctcaagggttcaacacacccaatggaaaggggaagagtaaaatttcatgctacttgtgtggtggatctcacaaagtgagtgagtgtcaacacaagggattactcaatgccttacaagcttccacttcagGAAAAGTTGTtgaaagcgaggaggaagaggatgatgacCCGAGGGTAGGTTGAGTGTGGCTAGTGagtgcattggaaaagcaggcaaaagcaTTGAAAGTTAcatgagcaaaagggttaatatttgtggacttgaggatcaatgggaagagtgcTCGCTCTATAGTGGATATgagggctactcataattttgttttgtagttaGAAGCAATTgattctgtagcccagcctactctgggagtagccaagcaagtggctattaagcttggatagtgggaaggtcatgcgaatttcacaacaGTGCCAATGGATGACTTTCCAATCATTTTgagaatggagttcctaagggggatgaaggcagtgctgatgccttcggctagtTCCCTGCgtttgatgggagatcactcgtgcttggtgcaagtcattgcaatgaaaggagacgaCGGAAAGTCATTTTCAGCCATACATCTCAATAAGGGATTAGGTCAAGGTGAGTAGACATGTCCAACCACGgcggtggtagacaaagaagtaggccaagtgTTGGAGCCTAGGACCATCCAAGCAGTGTTgaatgagtacaaggaggtgttgccagataagctgcctcacaatttgcctctACAATgaactgtggagcaagagatcgagttgttatcaggagtgaaaccacctactaAAGGGTCATGTTGGATGGCGCCTCCAGAGATAATAGAGTTGGGAAAACAgtttgatgaattggaagcgggatgtgttcgccttTCCAAAGCACCATTAGGAGTATCAgtgttgtttcaaaggaaacatgaagagcatatACAGAAGGTGTTCACCAAGCTAAGGGGAAACAACCtggatgtgaagaaagagaagtgctctttcacttagtggagcaacaaattccttggttatgtggttgaacaaggtcatattctgaggggtatggagaaggtaaggatgattcaagaacgaaagatccccacgacagtgaagaagttgcattcctttcttggccttactagatatcGCAGGAAGTTTGTTAGGGTATTCACAGATAATGACTCCAATAACCGAACTACTAGGGAGGTATTGTTGGCCGCACATGCGGGATGacgtggttgattataccaaaacttttCTTACtttccaacaagacaagggggagcgaaAGAAGTATGGtgctttcatggccgcaccaaagtactattcgGAAAAGGcaacgacacaattgttccttgtgactattgtgagatattggggtgttccccaagttattatttgtgaccaagacttAATGTTCATTGACAACTTCTTAACTGAATTTTTCCGGATATCCAGGTCACATATTGAAATCTCTTCAAGTTATCACCGGCAGAAAAatggacagatgaagagattcagagagctactagaagagtactggtgccattttgtcaacgaccaCCAGAAGAATGgcatgcaactacttgatgtggctccattatgtggcaatgcccaaaagagctcaatAACCAACAAGAGCCCGTTTGAGGTTGTTATAGGCCAagtgccgctgttacctcacacagtgggtgagTCGTACAgacaaaagagtcctagggcgtaCTTCTTCAgcagagaatggagacagaatgcagagtttgcccgagcctatctagagaaagcttctaagcaaagaagtgggcagattaggggagaagaccgcagttttatgtcagctgcctcaagtcgttcaacgccaacaccatTGATATGAGTAGAAATCAATCCAACAGAGCAAAGTTGAAGACAGTACAACCTAACAGACATgacgttgaagagatccttgtagacagaaagttcacatcctcaaggaagaagcgacaaaagttcctagtgaagtggaaatgccttgatgacaatgAAATCAACTAGATTTCTGCGAAAGATTTGAAGTCGTTCATGGACAAAGTTAAAGTGTACCTAgcgccaaagtctacgaggacgtcgaacAAActacataagtgggggagaatgtcacgagctaagcttgttcaaggcattatgcttgcctgtgaccacttatctcgtgtgcttggaatgggtttccatcatgtaaatactagtgtagggttattttctactagtagtgtctttgtatgccaaataaggcagtctgactcctcggtcactttgacgTTTCCTAGTGCTGGAGTGGGAATGGCCTAAAAAGCTCTTAAGGGAAGGgtaagtgttcatcagtcattgtaaaactcactagctattgtcaacgtgtttagcctacttgcctccctcgctaaacacatgATGTCAATGGAGAttttgttaatgaattgcgtagattcaatgtttactacttgcttgccactgctttcatgaatgcttactgtttccgctACCATTTGATTGAAtactaatgaaagtgtttcgtggatgaatgttggtaaatgattggctagctagttaagcaagagtgctttagatAGTGCCACActacccttcacaagggtgtgaaaatagtggAACCGTGACACAAGTCCATGGTCATATCTGTTCAAGATCATTATAATTGGGGACTCCGCCGTCGGAAAATCCAATCTGCTGTCGTGATATGCAAGAAACGAGTTCGACTTGCACTCCAAGGCCACCATCGAGGTGGAGTTTCAAATGCAATGTGTGTGCATTGAGGATGGTAAGGAGGTCAAGGCCCAGTTTTGGGACACCGCTGGCCAAGGATGCTTTCGAGCTGATACTTCTACCTACTACAGGGGTGTTCTTGATGCTCTTCTTGTCTATGATGTTAGCCGCAAAGGTACCTTCGAGAGTATTCCCACTGGCTCGACGAGCTCAACAGTGAGTTTTGCTCTTTATTTGGTTTCATGTGTTCTTCTTTTTTGGTGGTTTTCCTTTTCACGCACAAGCGCGCGCACACACAGAGTAGACTTTCTTTTTTTCATCTGAGCCTGATTGCTTGATgagaaaaatgtaaaaatataaagGGAAATTGAATGTAAGATTGTTCATATTTTGGGACCTAAGAAATAAAATGCGCGTCATACTGCCTTAGCTTCATGTATTTTGTGTTAAGGATCATTTATGAGGTATATTTTTACCTTCCATTTAATTATTTCATGTAATTTGTAGTATTTAACCTCCTATAATTACCCCATGTGGAGGATCATTTATGAGGATTATTATGTTTTTACTTAATTATTTCATGTAATTCTTAGTATTTACTCTCCTACGTAATTATCCCATGTAGATCATCATTTATGAGGATTATTATGTTTTTACCTTTCATGTAATTATTTCATATAATTTGTAGTATTTACTCTCCTATGTAATTACCCCATTCAATTTATCAATTGATATAAATACACAATCCTTACCACCCACAAGTGAGGTGGTTTTCAAACATTCACATTTTGGGCTTAGGTCACTGAATTTGGTTCTTTAATTATTTTGATGATTTACTAGCTTCGCACTTATGTATCTGCACTTTGACTGTATATTCAATTCACCCTCTTGTTGGATCAGAAAGGCTTAGTTATTGTTATTCGATTCACCTTAACCAAAAAACAATTTTACCTTATAGGGAGACGAAGACAGCTTTGAATGTACACacatatggttttttttttctacaacttGATGATTTTTAGTACATTATGGTGCACACACATTCACAAAATATTGCGGGAAGCCACTTATCAATAATCTGATTTGACAATTTTCCATATTGTAGATGTGATCTCAGAGATAATTTGTTCTAaacatcttgagaagctattCAAGCTTCTAATCAAGGTTGTGTTAGTAGACTAGATTGAGCTAGCATGGATGCAAGCAGGGAATATTTATTGAATCCATCTGCACTTGAAAATTCTAGATTCGTTGCACTTTTCacaagtaaaaatattttgaatttttgtgttcACTGCTGATTCAGTTTACTGTTTAAAGTTATCTTTGTCAAATATCAATGACAACTTTCATATAGGTTCCAAAATTATGGACGGACTGCTTTCCTGGAAATTATACCTTTTGGTGCAAATGCTTTAGCACCTGAACACCTATTTTGTGCCCAACGTCCGTGATTGAACCATATCATTGTAATCTATTAAGAAGCTCAAACCAAAAAATAGTTTTGATATATTTGGAGTATGTAATGGTGAAAATACATATGTAGGAACCATTTAGAAGTATGAATCTATGATTTGCCCAACTCATAAGTGAAAAACCACTTATCATAACTAGCATCCTATTGAATCAAACCTTTTTATCAAACCACAATTTGTGAAAGAGCTAGGTGAATCATTATGACATTCTGCCAAATTGTTATACCTAATCATAGCATATGTAGAAAAAGAAGGGCGTCTGagtgagatctttacagatgaAAAAATGTAAGGCAGCACATGTTGGGATTAAACCTGATAAAATCAGTATTGTTGCTTTCTTGCCTGCTTGTGCGCACCTCGGAGCTCTTGACCCAGGGAAGTGGATTCACATTCACATAGATAAGAATAGGTTTTTTGCAGAATACTTACATTTGCAATGCACTCATTGAAATGTATGCAAAATGTGGAAGCATAAATCAAACCTTCCAGGTCTTCAATCAAATGTCTCAAAGAGATGTGATTTCTGGAGGTTTGGCAAGTCATGGAAAAGCTAGCGAAGCAGTTGAATTGTTTCGTGAAATGCAAAAAGCAAAGGTTGAACCAAACACTATTACCTTTCGTGATCAaggattgaaaaagaaaaactcttAAGAATTTCCCACAGACGTCGCCAATTATTCCTGCCGAAAATTGAACGACCTCCACGAATCATTCCTTAATCACGACCACTtgaaaagaaacaaataaagatgGCTTGGAGGATCCGAGGTGTACTccggggatcactccgatgcctaactAAGGGACTCGTTGAAAGGTTGATTGCAACAGTAAAAGAAAAAGTATGAAATTAGATGTCCTTACCTCTTTTCCGGGTCCCCTTTTATAGTGATGGTATTTGACCTTGTGGTGATATGGTTTTAATGGGCATATTATTGCGCAGATGTGAATCGTTCTAACCTTTAAGAGCCTTGACTTAGGTGACTTTGTAACTGCCCCATTAATGAGTGTTTTGCTCTTCTCTCATGTTTATGGAAGTCATAATAATGAGTATGGCCAACTTTGATAAGAataattttgggtatatcaaGAACAAATAATTCTCCCACAAACCTAAAGGATAGATGCCTTACAAGTTACAAGTCTTCAGGTTGGTCAAGTGGGCCGTACATGCTGGACACACAATTCTTGAATTCTTGGATAACGTAGCATCTCACAATTGAttcatcaatatatatatatatattctcctgGTGCACTATTAATGAAATTTCATTTtaccaattaaaaaaaattaccaataaaaaaaaactatttcatAGTCTCACCGTAGGAGCTCGTCATCAAGCTGATCCCACTTCAATACAGAGTGCTGCTTCTGCTTTGCATGATGAGTTGTCACTGTAGCAAAAACTCTTGCTTTAGATTAACATTGGATGAGCTACATGTAATTCGTGTGCAATTGGAAGCTTGTGTGAGTTTCCTTTTTGGCTTTTCCTTGATATAATGATTCGTGGAACTCATCATTCCTGAATTCTGATGTTAATTGCTTgatgtttatatgatttttatttgggCAATGATTTATAGTAATCCAATGAACATCCAGATAAAATCTATTATTGTTGAAATTTCTCATGTTTCAGACCTGTAGTTTGCCCCCAAGAAACAAATTTTCTAAATGTTATAGAGGCAATCCTTGTTGTCTTGCAAGGAGTTAATTTTTCATATTGGCCTTTTAGGGCCTTAAATTGAGTGTACATATTCTAACATTTCTGATTGAATATTTTTATTAGGTCATTGCAGCATTGGCTTTTTGTCTACCTGTTAGCATGTTAAAATTGAACTTGACAGAAATGAAACTTTTAGgtttatttctatttattatttaattgttggatatgattttagggtttggctGGACAAGCATAGTAggcttttttttgtatttttcatgTTATTTTCTTTCTAATATATGAAAGTaacggtgtaatcccaagaagggggtgaattgagtttttaaaaattattacacGGAAGGTCggtttattttaaaccttttaaatATATCAATCACATTCTCAATCAACTAAATAGCAAACGGTACTATACCGATAGACAATCCTAGgtatatatgaaaattaaaaaatagaaaatgatttttacTTTCAACAAGTTCAACAATCAACCCTAAATTTAAATAATGAGCAAATATGTACTTAAGACAAGATTCAATAATATAACTCAAACAAGTAAGCTTTTTATGTTTAAACAATCAACCCACCAAAAAGCTTATCTCAATCAACCAAAACTTAATTCAGAGTTTCAGCACTTGTCTGGATTTCAACTAGAAACTTAAACCATACAAATCGTTAACAAACCAATAAACTTATTCAAAGTTATCCAAATCCAAATGCAGTGTTCAACATAATTTCTCAATAAATTCAAAACATATATAGCAGTTTATAAGTGCAGAATTTAAAGCAGTTTATAAGTACAGAATTTAAAGAGATAGGGAAAGAAGATTGAACACACGATTTTTTCCAAGGTTCGACTtaccgcctacgtccttgcctcaagcaacttaCTGTGAGGATTTACCTTTACCCACTAtgttcaataggtggagcagTCTCTCTCCATTGGAAGGTTGAGacccctctctaatgagaatACCCTCTCATTAGGAAACAATTCTAACCTCGAGTTGTCCGACTGCAAAACTAGCAAATCAATTCGTTTGTACAATTTGAATACTCTCACAGCAGAGCAGATTTTGTACAATAATAAAAGCTATGCACTCTTAATCAACAAATTGCAATTGAAGCTCACAAAGTATTCAAAAGGTCTTGGATTCGTAGTATGAGAAATTTCAGATGAGAAATCAGAAAAACAATTAGGGCTTTGAGAAAATCGCACAATAGCTTTTCAAGAAGAAAGTCGGAGTATAATCGTGAGTATGCTTATGTATATGTGCGTATTTGTTACCCTAATGTAAAGATAATAACCCTTATATAGTTTAGGAAGAAATCTTattgttttccccaagtttggaaatcatatatttcaattttggaaagaaatcagTGTTGTTCGAAAGTTTTAAACACAGACTTCAATCGCCTTAACCATACTTTTAGTCGTCTaaactatttaaaataagtgCTCCAAATCAGGCAGTGGCAGTTCAATCACCTGGACTCAagagttcagtcgcctgaacctaTTCTGATTTCTTTTTACATTGGTAGTAGTATATCAATCGCTTGAGGTATAAGCCTCAGTCGCCTGACCACTATATAACTCGgtttttttcatattttgattccaaaacttgtttgtattttctttgaaaaatattttggactttataaaaatattttccaaattcttaagcaagtctctaaGTCTAGTATTAATTCCTACGAGCTTCAGTCACAAATATGAAGattaaaagtacttacatgaaactctaagaaaaattcaaatacatcaaaatcctaagtcttcatgtagtaTAGCTTTAACATCTTCAAGCTTGATCAATACTTCAATAATCTTGTATTTTTCATGACTTGTAACTTTAAGGTGAGCTTTAGTCAATCTTCATCAGAATTAACCATTGTGCTTgtgaaaatataatatttgaaatttaatCTTGAAAGTACAATTAGcatccttaatttgttatcaccaaaacgagattaagtcttgttaggccaacaatatctaCTTCAAGTACTGCTAAGGTTGGGCTAAGTAATAGAAATTCATGATATTGGCTTGTTTTGAATTAATAAGGATAATCCAAAAGGAAGCTGAAGAATGATGAGAAGGCTAAAACTTATTTGTTTATTTGGCTGGACAGAAGCTAACTTTTGAATGGTTCTCGCTATAGGTGAAACAAAGTTTTCTATAGAGTGAAATAATTTATATACATACTCCTTGGATTCTAAAATAATTGATGAAGTTACTCTTATCAATAGCTGATTAATTTAGGTTATGACTTTAGTGAGCAAGAGTTTATTGAATGTTCCTTTAGGAAAAAACTTTTAAGTTGAAGCCACTTTTTAGGGCCTTCACTCCTTGTTGGAGTATGCATGTTTCTGTTTCTAGTTAGATTTGTGAAACAAATGTACATCTCTTGTGTCTCCATTTTCATCCCATTGTGAATAGTAGAATTTCTCAGCAAGACCTTTGTGTTGTTTGTGGTTCTTATACTTTGGTTTTcttaagcaaagaaggaagaaagaaaaacatgaaggggcagcacaataggggctcgtcaacgagtaccGTGTGATGGTCAACGAGAAGACGgcaaggactcgttgacgagtgttctgtgctcgtcgatgagaagatctCGAGAGGCTCAAAAGTTTAGAGTttctgagataccgagagtagaaaAATGGGATCGTCAATGAGTGgacagattcgttgacgaatgttcttcttggtctcatcgatgaatcccctgttctTGTTGACAAGAAGTTCTGGGCTGTGagtagttttttgaattttgaatttgaatgttggggtggttgggtaaacaaagggaaacctctgagagagtgttatatatgtctttctgggcatgtattgagagtgtgtgtgatcatttgagaagtgtattgtgtactttgtgatttccatagtgaaatttgtgtatcattgctttcgtggatgtaggctttgtcgaaccacgtaaatcgtgttgttgttcttattttagttgtgtttcatttacttgtatTTATTCCACTGTATATCTTAATTATtcaatccatatcacaacaaattggtattagagtgattgttgttatggcatcgggatcatcttttgtaagatttgacattgtcaaatttgatagaatcgggaactttggtttatggcagaggacagtgaaggacattcttgtgcaacaaggaatgactaaggctctgcttgatactcaactagaaggaatggatgaggcaatatgggtagatttgaaagcaaaggccgcttctacaatatgcttgtgtttgaCCGACAAAGTACTCTATCGGGTGACGGAGGATGATTCTCCAATGGTTATATGGCAAAAGTTAGAGAGCCGATATATGTCCAAATCTtttaataataaactttttcttaaacaacgtttgtattggcttaagatggttgaaggatcaaacttagatcaacacattaatgcttttaatcaaattattagtgatttgatgagagatgatgttaagtttgatgaggattACAAAGCTTTAATGTTGTTAAACTCCTTTCCCTTAACTCATAcatatgaaaatcttgtgaccactcttacatagggaaaagaaactcttgatctagaagaggtaacaagtgctttacTAAATTTTTATCAAAGACTGataatatgtgatgaaggagaaggacttgtgataaagGGTAATAACAAGCGAGGTAAGGGAAAATCCAAATATGGATCAAGTCATATATcccaaaatcaatccaagaagaagaaagaaatccggtgttataaatgtggtaaaaaggggcatgtgaaattggagtgtccggattggaagaagggaaattataagaaacatgagggtacttcaaaaatctatgaatgttgttcaagaaggaggtttaacatgtagtgatggtgatgttatATCAGTTTCAGAGGTGTCAGATAATCTaatggactcttggatacttgactcgacatgttcttatcacataactccaaacaaggagtggttcagcacttataggttagtgaattctagatcaattcttatgggtaatggtaattcttgcaagatcattggcataagaaatgtaaagataaaattgtttgatggtgttgtaagaacgttgtgtaatataagacatataccaaagttgaggaagagtttgatatcactcagtactttggattgtaatgactttaattacaagtccaaaggtcgAATTCTGACGGTATGAAAAGATAATCTAGCTGTAATGAAAGGGTggaaactggatggga
It encodes the following:
- the LOC131147372 gene encoding pentatricopeptide repeat-containing protein At2g20540-like — its product is MQCVCIEDGKEVKAQFWDTAGQGCFRADTSTYYRGVLDALLVYDVSRKDVISEIICSKHLEKLFKLLIKNTYICNALIEMYAKCGSINQTFQVFNQMSQRDVISGGLASHGKASEAVELFREMQKAKVEPNTITFRDQGLKKKNS